From a region of the Gymnogyps californianus isolate 813 chromosome 22, ASM1813914v2, whole genome shotgun sequence genome:
- the UTP11 gene encoding probable U3 small nucleolar RNA-associated protein 11: MSAAFRKAAKSGQRPHRERAQPASRKKLGLLEKKKDYRLRADDYHKKQNALRALQKKALDKNPDEFYFKMIRAELQDGVHTIKQPKDEVTPEQVKLMRTQDIKYVEMKRVAEAKKIERLKSELHLLDAEGKNPNKHVFFFDTKKEVQEFDIATHLDTVPELVDRVYNRPTIATLQKETLKGATDPAHLKKLAQQRKNQYDLLKQRIEREKAMFVIAQKIQTRKDLLDKTHKVKVKKETTNGPAIYKFKFQRKR, from the exons atGTCGGCCGCCTTCAGGAAAGCCGCCAAGTCGGGGCAGCGCCCGCACCGCGAGCGGGCACAG CCCGCCTCCCGGAAGAAGCTGGGCTTgctggagaagaagaaggacTACAGGCTCCGCGCCGA tgactATCACAAGAAACAGAATGCCCTCAGAGCACTTCAAAAGAAAGCTCTGGACAAGAATCCTGATGAGTTCTACTTTAAAATGATACGTGCAGAGCTTCAG GATGGAGTTCATACGATAAAGCAGCCAAAGGATGAAGTGACCCCCGAACAGGTGAAATTGATGAGGACACAGGATATTAAATATGTGGAAATGAAGAGAGTGGCAGAAGCCAAG aaaatcGAGAGGCTGAAGTCGGAGCTCCATCTGCTGGATGCGGAGGGGAAGAATCCCAACAAGCACGTGTTCTTTTTTGATACCAAAAAAGAAG ttCAGGAGTTTGATATTGCAACTCATCTGGATACTGTTCCAGAGCTCGTAGATAGAGTGTACAACCGACCGACCATTGCAACATTGCAGAAAGAGACACTGAAAGGAGCTACTGATCCTGCCCACTTAAAG aaattAGCCCAGCAAAGGAAGAATCAGTATGACCTCCTGAAGCAGCGcattgaaagagaaaaggccATGTTTGTTATTGCACAGAAAATCCAGACACGTAAAGATCTTTTG gACAAAACTCATAAAGTAAAGGTGAAGAAAGAGACAACAAATGGTCCAGCTATCTACAAATTCAAATTTCAGCGGAAACGTTAA